In Crinalium epipsammum PCC 9333, the following are encoded in one genomic region:
- a CDS encoding AAA family ATPase, with product MISSSASTIEEINAAIESHNPFVERGAAARGQDVWSKGLPDVPSLNAHASDAVFQAIQQVNTGESKVTSIAIIGQQGTGKTHIISRIRQRLLEEGDNLFIYASASHFTDLKLINYHFLQTLSQSLNQTGKQNLKQWQELAIAILIEAYNHVGKHDQAEKISQYPQDLIHTNFPAAIERNNKFIDSLVAVSLLIKPNVDPDIIRAILWTLSEIHAPYAIKWLSGDSLSEDKATELTLPNNLQEYQEAKAFEFALQILGLISDYQPLIICFDELEGVSTDDSSSDKSQVIAELVKNLFDSLISSSSHGIVILTAMLPDTWKVKIKSLPGGIPHRVSAATSEPIELKYLNADSIVELVSLWLQDFYNHQDLVPETPVYPFTENQLRDLGNYKPTIREVITWCANNFVVPKVETPIPEVNPVQVAFEKELATVEASIETLIEDKPKLAAALLLSFSNLVGKTINDVTIERIEKVEPVNLNKGFIDFKVIANQNEETLKIGVAVLQQDNSNQVLAGLKRLIEYKTFDLNRGCLLRSKDISENSTQLQEGLKKLLSPKLAGKWVILEAEAIKPLLAILFVSKARENYDLSKEQVNEFIEQTNLVVDNSLIHQIISES from the coding sequence ATGATTAGCTCTTCTGCATCTACAATCGAAGAAATTAACGCAGCTATTGAAAGTCACAACCCCTTTGTTGAGCGAGGTGCTGCTGCCAGAGGGCAAGATGTTTGGAGTAAAGGCTTACCCGATGTTCCCAGTTTAAATGCTCACGCTTCCGATGCGGTTTTTCAAGCGATTCAACAGGTTAACACTGGTGAAAGCAAAGTTACGTCTATTGCTATTATCGGTCAGCAAGGCACTGGCAAAACTCACATCATTAGTCGCATTCGTCAACGTCTGCTAGAAGAAGGTGATAATTTATTTATCTATGCTAGTGCTAGTCATTTTACTGACTTAAAGCTAATTAATTATCACTTTCTACAAACTTTATCCCAGAGCCTTAATCAAACTGGTAAGCAAAATTTAAAGCAGTGGCAAGAATTAGCGATCGCTATCTTAATTGAAGCATACAATCATGTCGGCAAACACGACCAAGCAGAAAAAATTAGTCAATATCCGCAAGATTTAATTCACACAAACTTTCCTGCTGCTATTGAAAGAAATAATAAATTTATTGATAGTTTAGTAGCTGTTTCCCTTCTAATTAAACCTAACGTCGATCCCGATATAATTAGAGCGATTCTTTGGACACTTTCAGAAATTCATGCACCCTACGCGATTAAATGGTTATCTGGAGATAGTTTATCTGAAGATAAAGCTACTGAATTAACTTTACCAAATAATCTTCAAGAATATCAAGAAGCTAAAGCTTTTGAATTCGCCTTGCAAATATTAGGTTTGATTAGTGATTATCAACCCTTGATAATTTGTTTTGATGAACTAGAGGGAGTTAGCACAGATGATTCTAGTTCTGATAAATCACAGGTAATTGCTGAATTAGTTAAAAACTTATTTGATAGTCTGATATCTAGTAGCAGTCACGGTATTGTAATTTTGACAGCGATGCTACCAGATACATGGAAAGTAAAAATAAAATCTCTCCCTGGTGGAATACCTCATCGAGTTTCAGCAGCAACCTCAGAACCAATTGAATTAAAATATTTGAATGCTGACTCAATTGTTGAGCTTGTAAGTTTATGGTTGCAAGACTTTTACAACCATCAAGATTTAGTTCCTGAAACTCCTGTTTATCCATTTACAGAAAATCAACTTAGAGATTTAGGTAATTATAAACCTACTATTAGGGAAGTTATAACCTGGTGCGCTAACAATTTTGTTGTACCTAAAGTAGAAACACCAATACCAGAAGTAAATCCTGTCCAAGTTGCTTTTGAAAAAGAACTTGCAACAGTAGAAGCATCTATTGAAACCTTAATAGAAGATAAGCCAAAACTAGCTGCCGCCCTTTTGCTAAGTTTTTCTAATCTAGTTGGAAAAACTATAAATGATGTAACTATTGAGCGTATTGAGAAAGTTGAACCAGTAAACTTAAATAAAGGTTTCATTGACTTCAAAGTTATTGCTAATCAAAATGAAGAAACGTTAAAAATTGGAGTTGCTGTTCTCCAGCAAGATAACAGCAATCAGGTGTTAGCTGGTTTAAAACGGCTAATTGAGTACAAAACGTTTGATTTAAATCGTGGTTGTCTACTTCGTTCTAAAGACATTAGTGAGAATTCCACACAGTTACAAGAAGGTTTAAAGAAACTGCTGTCACCCAAGTTAGCTGGAAAATGGGTAATATTAGAAGCTGAGGCAATTAAACCACTATTAGCTATTCTGTTTGTTTCTAAAGCTCGTGAAAATTATGATTTAAGTAAAGAGCAAGTTAATGAATTTATTGAGCAGACTAATTTAGTAGTTGATAATTCTTTAATTCATCAGATTATTAGTGAATCTTGA
- a CDS encoding ABC transporter substrate-binding protein: MKNWKRLGIFALLGLLLSWVISCSPGSAPSKTPEVEFWTMQLQPKFTDYFNKLISTFEAQNPGIKIRWVDIPWSAMESKILAAVSAKTAPDVVNLNPSFASQLAARNAWLDLDTKVPATARQEYLPNIWDASTINGKSFGIPWYLTTEVTIYNTELLKKAGITKPPTTYTELAQAAKQIKDKTGKYAFFSTFVPQDSSEVLESFVKMGVPLLDDQGKAAFNTPAGKDVFQYWVDLYKQGLLPREVLTQGHRQAIDLYQAGELAFLSSGAEFIDTIAKNAPDIAKSSAVAPQITGKTNKKNVAVMNLIIPRDTDQPDAALKFALFVTNTENQLAFAKTGNVLPSTVKAVQEYQTQIKSNSQALPIEQGRYVSANQLSQAEVLIPAMKDVNVLQKAIYENLQAAMLGQKSVDQAVTDAAQSWNQK, translated from the coding sequence ATGAAAAACTGGAAACGCTTAGGCATATTTGCTTTATTAGGGTTGTTGTTGAGTTGGGTAATTAGCTGTAGCCCTGGTTCTGCACCATCAAAAACTCCTGAAGTTGAGTTTTGGACTATGCAGCTACAACCTAAGTTTACTGATTATTTTAACAAGTTAATATCTACCTTTGAAGCGCAAAACCCTGGCATCAAGATTCGCTGGGTAGATATTCCTTGGTCAGCAATGGAGAGCAAAATTTTAGCGGCTGTTTCTGCAAAAACAGCGCCAGATGTAGTTAACTTAAACCCTAGTTTTGCTTCCCAACTAGCTGCCCGCAATGCTTGGTTAGATTTAGATACTAAAGTACCTGCGACGGCACGCCAAGAGTATTTACCTAATATTTGGGACGCTAGCACAATTAATGGCAAAAGCTTCGGTATTCCTTGGTATTTAACTACTGAAGTTACAATTTATAATACTGAGTTGTTGAAAAAAGCTGGCATTACTAAGCCACCTACAACTTATACAGAATTGGCGCAAGCAGCGAAGCAAATTAAAGATAAAACAGGTAAGTATGCTTTCTTTAGTACTTTTGTACCTCAAGATTCATCTGAGGTGCTGGAGTCATTTGTAAAGATGGGTGTTCCTCTACTTGATGATCAAGGTAAGGCAGCTTTTAACACTCCTGCTGGAAAGGATGTATTTCAATATTGGGTAGATTTGTATAAACAAGGACTATTACCCAGAGAAGTTCTAACTCAAGGACATCGACAAGCAATTGATCTTTACCAAGCTGGCGAATTAGCATTCCTTTCTTCTGGTGCAGAGTTTATTGATACGATCGCTAAAAATGCCCCTGATATTGCTAAATCTTCTGCTGTTGCACCTCAAATTACGGGGAAGACTAATAAGAAAAATGTCGCTGTGATGAATTTAATTATTCCACGCGATACAGATCAACCTGATGCTGCCCTTAAATTTGCTTTGTTTGTAACTAACACAGAAAATCAGTTAGCTTTTGCTAAAACTGGAAATGTTTTGCCTTCTACTGTTAAGGCAGTGCAAGAATATCAGACTCAAATTAAGAGTAATAGTCAAGCATTGCCAATAGAACAAGGTCGCTATGTTAGTGCAAATCAATTGTCACAGGCAGAAGTGTTAATTCCGGCGATGAAGGATGTTAATGTGTTGCAAAAAGCAATTTATGAAAATTTGCAGGCGGCAATGTTAGGGCAGAAATCTGTGGATCAAGCGGTTACAGATGCAGCCCAAAGTTGGAATCAAAAGTAA
- a CDS encoding secretin and TonB N-terminal domain-containing protein, translating to MRQLKKLGGICVGGIVVAISGQPGWADTMPVTSNEVNLIPTNLEIKSESSAVEVDSKNFSLIPTSETQTAKDDDEVGVGLGKENSTKGDLLNKGQLLLKTSRETTFSAYQLPPAFNQGLRANSTKILAQTPTQTPTQTTPFPVRPDVLVPNPEIIIQGNPAPAAGSFQPVAPVPPLLPRAIAPPVGDISVSNINAAFDAVDLGTTARVPKLVLKDAPVREVLELLARSAGLNLAFTLGNAGAATGGAPGTPGIAGLAPISLNLENEPVQEVFNYVLALSGLQANRIGRTLFVGTQLPQGVRNIIVRSLRLNQVTVGQAAGSLLAQGAEQQQATTATSVTGVTDPTGFAPIAKITNTANSITRVATAADAQTGGQGQSGSLLLKGLALTTDERLNTITLIGEPRKVELASALLTQLDMRKRQVAVNVKIVDVNLLNSNILNTSFSFGLGNTSIGANGGVASINFGGNNSSSNFVGSLLAQVVSGNAKILTDPTLVLQEGERATVNLSQEVLGGFRTTYQVVNNVSIPTQEPIIKNAGLILDVQVSRIDDNGFVTLNVNPTISAPASSVATPQGTITLLQQRTAQSGQLRLRDGQTLIMSGIIQETDQTTVTKVPILGDIPILGALFRSTNRTNQRNEVIVLLTPQIMDDSNRSSFGYNYNPSAEVRQILQQPGSSTPR from the coding sequence GTGAGACAGCTTAAAAAATTAGGTGGAATTTGTGTAGGAGGAATAGTAGTTGCTATCTCTGGACAACCAGGATGGGCAGATACTATGCCAGTGACATCGAATGAAGTTAATTTAATTCCTACAAATCTAGAGATTAAATCAGAAAGTTCAGCAGTAGAGGTTGACAGCAAAAACTTCAGCTTAATACCAACAAGTGAAACGCAGACAGCTAAAGATGATGACGAAGTAGGGGTAGGGTTGGGAAAAGAGAACTCAACTAAGGGAGATTTGCTCAACAAGGGGCAATTGTTGCTTAAAACTTCAAGGGAAACAACTTTCTCGGCTTACCAACTGCCTCCTGCCTTTAATCAAGGCTTAAGAGCTAATAGCACAAAGATTTTGGCTCAGACACCAACACAAACGCCAACTCAAACAACACCTTTCCCCGTCAGACCTGATGTTTTAGTTCCCAATCCTGAAATTATAATTCAAGGCAATCCTGCTCCGGCTGCGGGTTCTTTTCAGCCTGTAGCACCAGTACCACCATTATTACCTAGAGCGATCGCACCACCAGTAGGTGATATTTCTGTTTCCAATATTAACGCCGCTTTTGACGCGGTAGATTTGGGTACAACAGCGCGTGTACCTAAACTCGTTTTAAAAGATGCTCCAGTCAGAGAAGTATTAGAGTTATTGGCGCGTTCTGCTGGTCTTAACCTCGCTTTTACTTTAGGTAATGCTGGTGCTGCAACTGGCGGTGCGCCAGGTACGCCTGGAATAGCAGGACTTGCTCCAATTTCTCTTAATTTAGAAAATGAACCAGTTCAAGAAGTTTTCAACTACGTTCTGGCTCTTTCTGGTTTACAAGCGAACAGAATTGGAAGGACGCTGTTTGTAGGTACGCAATTGCCTCAAGGTGTTCGCAATATTATTGTTCGGAGCTTACGTCTCAATCAAGTTACCGTAGGGCAAGCTGCGGGTTCTTTGCTTGCTCAAGGCGCAGAACAGCAGCAAGCAACAACTGCGACTTCAGTTACGGGTGTAACAGACCCTACTGGTTTTGCGCCTATAGCAAAGATTACTAATACGGCAAATTCTATTACCAGAGTAGCGACAGCCGCAGATGCTCAAACGGGAGGGCAGGGGCAATCAGGAAGTTTACTACTTAAGGGATTAGCCCTAACAACTGATGAGCGTCTTAATACTATTACCTTAATTGGCGAACCTCGAAAAGTAGAGCTTGCTTCAGCATTATTAACGCAGCTAGATATGCGTAAGCGCCAAGTAGCTGTGAATGTCAAAATTGTTGATGTCAATTTATTGAATTCTAATATCCTTAATACAAGTTTTTCATTTGGGTTAGGTAACACTTCAATCGGGGCTAACGGTGGCGTAGCAAGTATTAATTTTGGGGGTAACAATTCCTCAAGTAATTTTGTAGGTAGCTTGCTAGCCCAAGTTGTAAGTGGCAACGCCAAGATATTAACCGATCCAACTTTGGTACTCCAAGAAGGAGAGAGAGCTACTGTCAACCTATCACAAGAAGTATTAGGAGGGTTCCGAACCACCTACCAAGTAGTAAATAATGTTTCTATTCCAACTCAGGAGCCAATTATTAAAAACGCTGGGTTAATTCTTGATGTTCAAGTATCTAGAATTGATGACAACGGTTTTGTTACTTTAAACGTTAATCCGACTATCTCTGCACCCGCAAGTTCGGTAGCAACTCCTCAAGGCACCATTACGCTATTGCAACAACGGACGGCTCAATCTGGGCAATTGCGATTGCGAGATGGACAAACTTTAATTATGTCAGGCATTATTCAGGAAACTGACCAAACAACCGTTACCAAAGTTCCGATTTTGGGAGATATTCCGATACTAGGCGCGTTGTTTAGAAGTACTAACCGAACAAATCAGCGCAATGAGGTAATTGTGTTGCTAACGCCTCAAATTATGGATGACTCCAATCGCTCATCCTTTGGCTACAATTACAACCCTAGTGCTGAGGTGCGTCAGATATTGCAACAGCCTGGTTCTTCTACTCCAAGGTAG
- a CDS encoding bifunctional folylpolyglutamate synthase/dihydrofolate synthase translates to MDIDSILIPFQHFGVHLGLERIQRLLSDLGNPHHSVPVIHVAGTNGKGSVCAYLSAVLTEAGYRVGRYTSPHLVSWNERICLNEQPISEDALQELLLQVTAAINPDTETPTQFEVITAAAWLYFAQQQVDIAVVEVGLGGRLDATNVCDRPLVSIITSISREHWQQLGSTLDKIATEKAGILKPGCPAVVGQLPPEAQAVVAQRVAELSCPVVWVEPARKLPPLTPELNEGCESWAEYQGIKYPLALHGDIQLSNSAIAIASLQILRQNGWNITESAIASGMAKTKWLGRLQWTTWKNHKLLIDGAHNPAAAKALRQYVDTLGVSVTWVMGMLSTKDHAEIFQALLREGDRLYLVPVSDHSSADPQQLAILANSICPNLADCQTFSDLTTGLEKAITTSNLLVLCGSLYLLGHFFQQQLVN, encoded by the coding sequence ATGGACATTGATTCTATTCTTATACCTTTTCAGCATTTTGGTGTCCATCTAGGGCTAGAGCGAATTCAACGTTTATTATCAGATTTAGGCAACCCGCATCACTCTGTACCTGTTATTCATGTAGCTGGTACTAATGGTAAAGGTTCAGTGTGCGCTTATCTTTCTGCTGTACTCACTGAAGCTGGTTATCGCGTAGGGCGTTATACTTCCCCCCATTTGGTTTCTTGGAATGAACGCATCTGTTTAAATGAACAGCCAATATCCGAAGATGCGTTACAAGAATTATTGCTGCAAGTAACAGCCGCAATCAACCCAGATACAGAAACTCCTACCCAGTTTGAAGTTATTACCGCCGCCGCGTGGTTGTATTTTGCTCAACAGCAGGTAGATATTGCTGTGGTGGAAGTGGGGTTAGGCGGGCGTTTAGATGCAACAAATGTGTGCGATCGCCCTTTAGTTAGTATCATTACTTCTATCAGTCGAGAACATTGGCAGCAATTAGGCTCAACTTTAGATAAAATTGCCACCGAGAAAGCTGGTATTTTAAAACCTGGATGTCCAGCAGTAGTGGGACAATTACCACCAGAAGCACAAGCAGTAGTAGCACAACGAGTTGCAGAATTAAGTTGTCCGGTTGTTTGGGTGGAACCTGCGCGGAAATTACCCCCCCTTACCCCCGAATTAAACGAGGGGTGTGAATCATGGGCGGAATATCAGGGAATTAAGTATCCCTTAGCTTTACACGGGGATATTCAGTTAAGTAATTCAGCTATTGCGATCGCATCCTTACAAATTCTCCGACAAAACGGGTGGAATATCACAGAAAGTGCGATCGCATCCGGTATGGCAAAAACTAAATGGTTAGGACGTTTACAATGGACAACTTGGAAAAACCATAAATTACTTATTGACGGCGCACATAACCCCGCAGCAGCTAAAGCATTGCGTCAATATGTAGATACGTTGGGTGTTTCCGTAACTTGGGTAATGGGAATGCTTTCTACCAAAGATCATGCTGAGATATTTCAGGCGTTATTGAGGGAAGGCGATCGCTTATACTTAGTACCCGTATCAGATCATAGTTCTGCTGATCCTCAACAATTAGCCATCCTTGCTAATAGTATTTGCCCTAATTTAGCTGATTGTCAAACATTTTCCGATCTAACTACAGGTTTAGAAAAAGCAATCACTACTTCCAACTTATTAGTATTATGTGGCTCGCTTTATTTGCTGGGTCATTTTTTCCAACAGCAACTTGTTAATTAG
- a CDS encoding ABC transporter permease subunit, with protein MSQTLKPIKNRPGEQRTSSKRKSINNFLQVAGILPILVLICLLFSFLSPNFPTVGNFVNILRQSSINIVLATGMTFVILTGGIDLSVGSILAVSAVVAVMVSLIPALGWAAVPAGLLTGLLLGLLNGALITFLDVPPFIVTLGSLTALRGAAYLVANGTTVINPNLGFSWIGNSYLGPFPWLVVIALLSVLASWFILRQTVLGVQIYAVGGNDRAARLTGIKVNRVLLFVYGVSGLLAGLAGIMSASRLYSATGMLGQGYELDAIAAVILGGTSFTGGIGTVSGTLLGALIIAVLNNGLTLLNMSYFWQLVVKGLVIIVAVMIDRLRRRSRR; from the coding sequence ATGAGCCAAACTTTAAAACCTATTAAAAATAGACCTGGTGAGCAGCGCACCTCAAGCAAGCGTAAATCAATTAACAATTTTCTTCAGGTTGCAGGTATTCTACCGATTCTGGTACTCATCTGCCTCTTATTTTCCTTTCTTAGCCCCAACTTCCCAACAGTCGGTAACTTCGTTAATATATTGCGACAGTCATCGATCAATATTGTGCTGGCAACTGGGATGACATTTGTCATTCTGACCGGAGGTATTGACCTTTCAGTGGGGTCAATATTGGCTGTTTCTGCCGTAGTTGCAGTGATGGTATCGCTAATTCCTGCTTTGGGTTGGGCGGCAGTACCTGCTGGTTTATTGACAGGATTACTTTTGGGCTTACTCAACGGCGCTCTCATCACCTTTTTAGATGTGCCACCTTTTATTGTCACGCTAGGTTCACTGACTGCCTTAAGGGGTGCTGCCTATCTCGTTGCCAATGGTACAACGGTGATTAATCCTAACTTGGGTTTTTCTTGGATCGGCAACAGCTATTTAGGTCCGTTTCCTTGGCTAGTGGTAATTGCCTTGCTGAGTGTATTAGCCAGTTGGTTTATCCTCCGGCAGACGGTTTTGGGGGTACAAATTTACGCTGTTGGCGGTAATGATCGAGCAGCACGCTTAACTGGTATCAAAGTCAATCGTGTGTTGTTATTTGTCTATGGTGTCAGTGGATTATTAGCAGGTTTGGCAGGAATTATGAGCGCCAGCCGTCTTTATAGTGCCACTGGTATGTTAGGTCAGGGCTACGAGTTAGATGCGATCGCTGCTGTTATTCTCGGTGGTACTAGCTTCACAGGTGGTATCGGCACAGTTTCTGGAACTCTGCTAGGGGCGTTGATCATTGCTGTTCTCAACAATGGTTTGACCCTGCTGAATATGTCTTACTTCTGGCAATTAGTCGTTAAGGGTTTGGTAATAATTGTGGCGGTAATGATTGATCGGCTCCGCAGACGTTCCAGACGCTGA
- the pilM gene encoding type IV pilus assembly protein PilM — protein sequence MFNRLKSFIPRRGQGIGIELAPERINIAQVRKQGQGFKLTMLSSVEIPEGLIQEGKITDSPGLAELIQSTLAESKIKVDRVATAVPMREAVIRIIPVPAELNDKELREMVLDHEAGLYLPYPREEVDVDYQKLDLIVDEDGIEKVQVLLVATKKEITDSYLETFQQAGLQVDVLEINSFALIRTIREQLRQFGSQEAAVLVDIEFDSTEIAIIVNGVPQFNRTVPIGTYQLQNALSRAMNLPTSRNTDLLQGMTIPTNSPVDSVRTGATGINPGMAALLRVLGELTDELRRSIDFYLNQSENLEVAQLLLAGPGAGMGQLDEFFTQRLSVPTTQIDPVAALGLQVDQEIPALQRPGLGTVLGLGLREV from the coding sequence ATGTTTAACCGTTTAAAAAGTTTCATCCCCAGAAGAGGTCAAGGAATTGGTATAGAACTTGCCCCCGAACGGATTAATATTGCTCAAGTCCGTAAGCAAGGTCAAGGATTTAAACTAACCATGTTGTCCTCAGTAGAAATACCTGAAGGGCTAATTCAAGAAGGCAAGATAACAGACTCACCAGGCTTGGCAGAACTAATTCAGTCAACATTGGCAGAGAGTAAGATTAAAGTAGACCGAGTAGCTACTGCCGTTCCGATGCGGGAAGCAGTGATCAGGATCATCCCAGTTCCAGCAGAATTGAACGATAAAGAATTAAGGGAGATGGTACTCGACCATGAAGCTGGTCTTTATTTGCCTTATCCTAGAGAAGAAGTTGATGTCGATTATCAGAAACTGGATTTAATTGTGGATGAAGACGGCATTGAAAAAGTGCAAGTTTTGTTGGTAGCCACCAAAAAAGAAATTACTGATAGTTATCTAGAAACATTTCAGCAAGCTGGCTTACAGGTAGATGTATTAGAAATCAACAGCTTTGCTCTAATTAGGACAATTAGAGAGCAGTTGCGGCAATTCGGTTCTCAAGAAGCCGCCGTCTTGGTAGATATTGAGTTTGATAGCACTGAAATTGCCATTATCGTCAACGGCGTTCCACAATTTAATCGCACTGTTCCTATTGGTACTTACCAACTCCAGAACGCCCTCAGCCGCGCCATGAACCTACCAACGTCAAGAAATACCGATCTTTTACAAGGAATGACGATTCCGACTAATTCCCCTGTTGATAGTGTACGCACTGGCGCAACTGGGATAAATCCTGGTATGGCTGCTCTTTTAAGAGTTTTAGGAGAACTAACTGATGAATTACGTCGCTCTATAGATTTTTATTTGAATCAAAGCGAAAATTTGGAAGTCGCGCAGTTGTTGTTGGCAGGGCCAGGAGCAGGTATGGGACAACTTGACGAATTCTTTACACAAAGGTTAAGCGTGCCTACTACTCAGATAGACCCAGTAGCAGCCCTTGGTTTACAGGTAGATCAAGAAATTCCTGCACTCCAGAGACCAGGCTTAGGAACGGTATTGGGATTAGGACTGCGGGAGGTGTGA
- a CDS encoding PilN domain-containing protein, with product MYSLDINFIKDRRDSSETKVAGGATKSANISAKEMLPLFLGVGVGLLLVGAVGGLWLFLQQQTTVLQERQVALDTELARLKGLDDQVKKINDEITQVTGQTKDLATVFNQIKPWSAILEDIRDRIPPGVQIDTIQQTAATAPLPIVSASPSASPSTSASPSASASPSASASPAASAPATPPSPQPVTKIQIQGTARSFNDVNDFLLTLQRSAFFQDNQTQLITAKLIDSPIKIELPKSKQEKESNLEFKLPKVVQYTIEANLNDVTAGKLLRELERKGAVGLVTRIRTLQDKGVIEK from the coding sequence ATGTATAGCTTAGATATTAATTTTATTAAAGACCGCCGCGACTCTAGTGAAACCAAGGTTGCTGGAGGTGCTACCAAATCAGCCAATATATCAGCGAAAGAAATGCTACCTCTATTTTTGGGGGTGGGCGTTGGTTTGCTGCTGGTAGGAGCGGTAGGTGGGTTATGGCTGTTTCTGCAACAGCAAACTACCGTATTGCAGGAGCGCCAAGTTGCTTTAGACACAGAACTAGCGCGTTTAAAAGGATTAGATGATCAAGTAAAAAAAATTAATGATGAAATTACCCAAGTTACAGGACAGACAAAAGATTTAGCGACTGTATTCAATCAAATCAAGCCCTGGTCGGCTATTTTAGAGGATATTCGCGATCGCATTCCTCCAGGTGTGCAAATTGATACAATCCAACAAACAGCAGCTACTGCTCCTCTACCAATTGTTAGCGCCTCTCCAAGTGCTTCCCCAAGTACAAGTGCTTCTCCAAGTGCAAGTGCTTCCCCAAGTGCAAGTGCTTCCCCAGCAGCCAGCGCACCAGCTACTCCACCGAGTCCACAACCTGTAACTAAAATCCAAATTCAAGGAACTGCTCGTTCTTTTAATGATGTCAACGATTTTTTATTAACTTTGCAAAGGTCAGCCTTTTTTCAGGACAATCAAACTCAGTTAATTACAGCCAAACTGATTGATAGCCCTATAAAAATAGAACTACCAAAATCTAAACAGGAAAAAGAAAGTAATTTAGAATTTAAATTACCCAAAGTAGTGCAGTATACAATTGAAGCAAACCTCAACGATGTAACTGCTGGCAAATTATTAAGAGAATTAGAGCGTAAAGGCGCTGTCGGGTTAGTAACAAGAATTAGAACCCTTCAGGACAAAGGAGTAATTGAGAAATGA